The following are encoded in a window of Chlorocebus sabaeus isolate Y175 chromosome 10, mChlSab1.0.hap1, whole genome shotgun sequence genomic DNA:
- the LOC140712580 gene encoding putative uncharacterized protein FLJ44553, which yields MLEGVSNEFHHFGISLPLKICLHLGWDEGLVEGRVVRLCQGIGKSICSSCQLFEEAPTQMCTVPSGLPLPILLHLCLLPVCMAHLCPASPCYFGATPGSRKFYRLTTYSHSSLQLAASLRHRGREVGRDLPYSGLCPLTFHPSFFPLVEGCVSSLPGRPLSPQTIFFQILWLYSKSSLVL from the coding sequence ATGTTGGAAGGTGTCAGCAATGAATTTCATCATTTTGGTATTTCTCTACCTTTAAAGATATGTTTACATTTGGGGTGGGATGAGGGCTTGGTGGAGGGGAGGGTGGTTAGGTTGTGCCAAGGTATTGGGAAATCCATTTGTTCCTCATGTCAGCTGTTTGAGGAGGCACCAACCCAGATGTGCACAGTTCCTTCTGGCCTTCCTTTACCAATACTGCTGCACCTGTGCCTCCTTCCTGTTTGCATGGCCCATTTGTGCCCAGCATCTCCCTGCTATTTTGGGGCCACTCCAGGGTCTAGGAAGTTCTATAGGCTTACAACATACAGTCATTCTTCTCTCCAGCTTGCTGCCTCCCTAAGACACAGAGGTAGAGAAGTAGGAAGGGACCTACCCTACTCAGGCCTTTGCCCTCTCACTTTTCATCCATCCTTCTTCCCACTGGTGGAGGGATGTGTTTCTAGTCTTCCAGGGAGGCCCCTCTCTCCTCAAACCATTTTCTTCCAAATACTTTGGCTTTATTCCAAATCCTCTCTAGTCCTCTGA